The following are encoded in a window of Mustela nigripes isolate SB6536 chromosome 1, MUSNIG.SB6536, whole genome shotgun sequence genomic DNA:
- the SLC37A4 gene encoding glucose-6-phosphate exchanger SLC37A4 isoform X2, which produces MAAQGYGYYRTVIFSAMFGGYSLYYFNRKTFSFVMPSLVEEIPLDKDDLGLITSSQAAAYAISKFVSGVLSDQMSARWLFSSGLLLVGLVNIAFSWSSVVPVFAALWFLNGLAQGLGWPPCGKILRKWFEPSQFGTWWAILSASMNLAGGLGPILATVLAQSYSWRSTLALSGALCVVVSFLCLLLIHNEPADVGLQNLDPTPSKGKKGSSKEESTLQDLLLSPYLWVLSTGYLVVFGVKTCCTDWGQFFLIQEKGQSVLVGSSYMSALEAGGLVGSIAAGYLSDRAMAKAGLSIYGNPRHGLLLFMMAGMTVSMYLFRVTVTSDSPKDVAFWTPALHPLAELTGFTEHELWILVLGAVFGFCSYGPIALFGVIANESAPPNLCGTSHAIVGLMANVGGFLAGLPFSTIAKHYSWSTAFWVAEVICAASTAAFFLLRNIRTKMGHVPKKAE; this is translated from the exons ATGGCGGCCCAAGGCTACGGCTATTACCGCACTGTGATCTTCTCAGCCATGTTTGGAGGCTACAGCCTGTACTACTTCAACCGCAAGACCTTCTCCTTTGTCATGCCATCATTGGTGGAGGAGATCCCTCTGGACAAGGATGACTTGG GGCTCATCACCAGCAGCCAGGCGGCAGCCTATGCCATCAGCAAGTTTGTGAGCGGGGTCCTGTCTGACCAGATGAGTGCTCGCTGGCTCTTCTCTTCGGGGCTGCTCCTGGTGGGCTTGGTCAATATAGCGTTTTCCTGGAGCTCCGTGGTACCTGTCTTTGCTGCTCTGTGGTTCCTCAACGGCCTGGCacaggggctgggctggcctcCGTGTGGGAAGATCCTGCGGAAG TGGTTCGAACCATCTCAGTTTGGCACTTGGTGGGCCATCCTGTCCGCCAGCATGAACCTGGCTGGAGGGCTGGGCCCTATCTTGGCCACCGTCCTCGCCCAGAGCTATAGCTGGCGCAGCACGCTGGCCCTGTCGGGGGCCCTCTGTGTGGtggtctccttcctctgcctcctgctcatcCACAATGAACCTGCCGACGTCGGACTCCAAAACTTGGACCCCACCCCATCCAAGGGCAAGAAGG gctCCTCGAAGGAGGAGAGCACCTTACAGGACCTGCTGCTGTCCCCCTACCTCTGGGTGCTCTCCACTGGCTACCTTGTGGTATTTGGAGTAAAGACCTGCTGCACTGACTGGGGCCAATTCTTCCTGATCCAGGAGAAAGGACAGTCAGTCCTCGTGG GTAGCTCCTACATGAGTGCCCTGGAGGCTGGGGGCCTTGTAGGCAGCATCGCAGCTGGCTACCTGTCCGACCGGGCCATGGCAAAG GCGGGGCTGTCCATCTACGGGAATCCTCGCCACGGCCTGTTGCTGTTCATGATGGCTGGCATGACCGTGTCCATGTACCTCTTCCGGGTAACTGTGACCAGTGACTCCCCCAAG GATGTTGCTTTCTGGACTCCAGCTCTTCACCCTCTTGCTGAGCTCACAGGCTTTACGGAGCATGAG CTCTGGATCCTGGTGCTGGGAGCTGTGTTTGGTTTCTGTTCTTACGGTCCCATTGCCCTGTTCGGAGTTATAGCCAACGAGAGCGCCCCTCCCAACTTGTGCGGCACCTCCCATGCCATTGTGGGACTCATGGCCAATG TGGGCGGCTTTCTGGCTGGGCTGCCCTTCAGCACCATTGCCAAGCACTACAGCTGGAGCACAGCCTTCTGGGTGGCTGAAGTGATCTGTGCAGCCAGCACAGCTGCCTTCTTTCTCCTACGAAACATCCGCACCAAGATGGGCCATGTGCCCAAGAAGGCTGAGTGA
- the SLC37A4 gene encoding glucose-6-phosphate exchanger SLC37A4 isoform X1, which produces MAAQGYGYYRTVIFSAMFGGYSLYYFNRKTFSFVMPSLVEEIPLDKDDLGLITSSQAAAYAISKFVSGVLSDQMSARWLFSSGLLLVGLVNIAFSWSSVVPVFAALWFLNGLAQGLGWPPCGKILRKWFEPSQFGTWWAILSASMNLAGGLGPILATVLAQSYSWRSTLALSGALCVVVSFLCLLLIHNEPADVGLQNLDPTPSKGKKGSSKEESTLQDLLLSPYLWVLSTGYLVVFGVKTCCTDWGQFFLIQEKGQSVLVGSSYMSALEAGGLVGSIAAGYLSDRAMAKAGLSIYGNPRHGLLLFMMAGMTVSMYLFRVTVTSDSPKLWILVLGAVFGFCSYGPIALFGVIANESAPPNLCGTSHAIVGLMANVGGFLAGLPFSTIAKHYSWSTAFWVAEVICAASTAAFFLLRNIRTKMGHVPKKAE; this is translated from the exons ATGGCGGCCCAAGGCTACGGCTATTACCGCACTGTGATCTTCTCAGCCATGTTTGGAGGCTACAGCCTGTACTACTTCAACCGCAAGACCTTCTCCTTTGTCATGCCATCATTGGTGGAGGAGATCCCTCTGGACAAGGATGACTTGG GGCTCATCACCAGCAGCCAGGCGGCAGCCTATGCCATCAGCAAGTTTGTGAGCGGGGTCCTGTCTGACCAGATGAGTGCTCGCTGGCTCTTCTCTTCGGGGCTGCTCCTGGTGGGCTTGGTCAATATAGCGTTTTCCTGGAGCTCCGTGGTACCTGTCTTTGCTGCTCTGTGGTTCCTCAACGGCCTGGCacaggggctgggctggcctcCGTGTGGGAAGATCCTGCGGAAG TGGTTCGAACCATCTCAGTTTGGCACTTGGTGGGCCATCCTGTCCGCCAGCATGAACCTGGCTGGAGGGCTGGGCCCTATCTTGGCCACCGTCCTCGCCCAGAGCTATAGCTGGCGCAGCACGCTGGCCCTGTCGGGGGCCCTCTGTGTGGtggtctccttcctctgcctcctgctcatcCACAATGAACCTGCCGACGTCGGACTCCAAAACTTGGACCCCACCCCATCCAAGGGCAAGAAGG gctCCTCGAAGGAGGAGAGCACCTTACAGGACCTGCTGCTGTCCCCCTACCTCTGGGTGCTCTCCACTGGCTACCTTGTGGTATTTGGAGTAAAGACCTGCTGCACTGACTGGGGCCAATTCTTCCTGATCCAGGAGAAAGGACAGTCAGTCCTCGTGG GTAGCTCCTACATGAGTGCCCTGGAGGCTGGGGGCCTTGTAGGCAGCATCGCAGCTGGCTACCTGTCCGACCGGGCCATGGCAAAG GCGGGGCTGTCCATCTACGGGAATCCTCGCCACGGCCTGTTGCTGTTCATGATGGCTGGCATGACCGTGTCCATGTACCTCTTCCGGGTAACTGTGACCAGTGACTCCCCCAAG CTCTGGATCCTGGTGCTGGGAGCTGTGTTTGGTTTCTGTTCTTACGGTCCCATTGCCCTGTTCGGAGTTATAGCCAACGAGAGCGCCCCTCCCAACTTGTGCGGCACCTCCCATGCCATTGTGGGACTCATGGCCAATG TGGGCGGCTTTCTGGCTGGGCTGCCCTTCAGCACCATTGCCAAGCACTACAGCTGGAGCACAGCCTTCTGGGTGGCTGAAGTGATCTGTGCAGCCAGCACAGCTGCCTTCTTTCTCCTACGAAACATCCGCACCAAGATGGGCCATGTGCCCAAGAAGGCTGAGTGA
- the TRAPPC4 gene encoding trafficking protein particle complex subunit 4 isoform X1, giving the protein MAIFSVYVVNKAGGLIYQLDSYAPRAEAEKTFSYPLDLLLKLHDERVLVAFGQRDGIRVGHAVLAINGVDVNGKYTADGKEVLEYLGNPANYPVSIRFGRPRLTSNEKLMLASMFHSLFAIGSQLSPEQGSSGIEMLETDTFKLHCFQTLTGIKFVVLADPRQAGIDSLLRKIYEIYSDFALKNPFYSLEMPIRCELFDQNLKLALEVAEKAGTFGPGS; this is encoded by the exons ATGGCGATTTTTAGCGTGTATGTGGTGAACAAAGCTGGCGGCCTGATCTACCAGTTGGACAGCTACGCGCCACGGGCCGAGGCTGAGAAAACTTTCAGTTACCCCCTTGATCTGCTGCTGAAGCTGCACGACGAGCGTGTGCTGGTTGCCTTTGGCCAGCGCGACGGCATCCGGG TGGGCCACGCAGTGCTGGCCATCAATGGCGTGGACGTGAATGGCAAGTACACGGCCGATGGGAAAGAGGTGCTGGAGTACTTGGGCAACCCTGCCAATTACCCGGTGTCCATTCGGTTCGGCCGACCGCGCCTCACCTCCAATGAGAAGCTCATGCTGGCCTCCATGTTCCACTC GCTGTTTGCAATCGGTTCCCAGCTGTCTCCAGAACAGGGCAGCTCAGGCATTGAGATGTTGGAGACCGACACCTTCAAACTGCACTGCTTCCAGACACTGACAG GGATCAAGTTTGTGGTACTGGCAGATCCTAGGCAAGCTGGAATAGATTCTCTTCTCCGAAAGATTTATGAGATCTACTCAGACTTTGCTCTCAAGAATCCATTCTACTCCCTGGAAATGCCCATCAG GTGTGAGCTGTTTGACCAGAACCTGAAGTTAGCCCTGGAGGTGGCAGAGAAGGCTGGAACATTTGGACCTGGGTCATAG
- the TRAPPC4 gene encoding trafficking protein particle complex subunit 4 isoform X3 translates to MASTRPMGKRCWSTWATLPITRCPFGSADRASPPMRSSCWPPCSTRIKFVVLADPRQAGIDSLLRKIYEIYSDFALKNPFYSLEMPIRCELFDQNLKLALEVAEKAGTFGPGS, encoded by the exons ATGGCAAGTACACGGCCGATGGGAAAGAGGTGCTGGAGTACTTGGGCAACCCTGCCAATTACCCGGTGTCCATTCGGTTCGGCCGACCGCGCCTCACCTCCAATGAGAAGCTCATGCTGGCCTCCATGTTCCACTC GGATCAAGTTTGTGGTACTGGCAGATCCTAGGCAAGCTGGAATAGATTCTCTTCTCCGAAAGATTTATGAGATCTACTCAGACTTTGCTCTCAAGAATCCATTCTACTCCCTGGAAATGCCCATCAG GTGTGAGCTGTTTGACCAGAACCTGAAGTTAGCCCTGGAGGTGGCAGAGAAGGCTGGAACATTTGGACCTGGGTCATAG
- the TRAPPC4 gene encoding trafficking protein particle complex subunit 4 isoform X2, protein MAIFSVYVVNKAGGLIYQLDSYAPRAEAEKTFSYPLDLLLKLHDERVLVAFGQRDGIRVGHAVLAINGVDVNGKYTADGKEVLEYLGNPANYPVSIRFGRPRLTSNEKLMLASMFHSLFAIGSQLSPEQGSSGIEMLETDTFKLHCFQTLTGIKFVVLADPRQAGIDSLLRKIYEIYSDFALKNPFYSLEMPIRNQRLFLPFMSFFKQEYLGIQSGRRV, encoded by the exons ATGGCGATTTTTAGCGTGTATGTGGTGAACAAAGCTGGCGGCCTGATCTACCAGTTGGACAGCTACGCGCCACGGGCCGAGGCTGAGAAAACTTTCAGTTACCCCCTTGATCTGCTGCTGAAGCTGCACGACGAGCGTGTGCTGGTTGCCTTTGGCCAGCGCGACGGCATCCGGG TGGGCCACGCAGTGCTGGCCATCAATGGCGTGGACGTGAATGGCAAGTACACGGCCGATGGGAAAGAGGTGCTGGAGTACTTGGGCAACCCTGCCAATTACCCGGTGTCCATTCGGTTCGGCCGACCGCGCCTCACCTCCAATGAGAAGCTCATGCTGGCCTCCATGTTCCACTC GCTGTTTGCAATCGGTTCCCAGCTGTCTCCAGAACAGGGCAGCTCAGGCATTGAGATGTTGGAGACCGACACCTTCAAACTGCACTGCTTCCAGACACTGACAG GGATCAAGTTTGTGGTACTGGCAGATCCTAGGCAAGCTGGAATAGATTCTCTTCTCCGAAAGATTTATGAGATCTACTCAGACTTTGCTCTCAAGAATCCATTCTACTCCCTGGAAATGCCCATCAG aaaCCAAAGACTTTTCTTGCCATTCATGTCCTTCTTCAAGCAAGAGTACTTGGGCATCCAAAGTGGGAGGAGAGTCTGA
- the RPS25 gene encoding small ribosomal subunit protein eS25, producing MPPKDDKKKKDAGKSAKKDKDPVNKSGGKAKKKKWSKGKVRDKLNNLVLFDKATYDKLCKEVPNYKLITPAVVSERLKIRGSLARAALQELLSKGLIKLVSKHRAQVIYTRNTKGGDAPAAGEDA from the exons ATG CCGCCCAAGGAtgacaagaagaagaaggatgcCGGAAAATCGgccaaaaaagacaaagacccaGTGAACAAATCTGGGGGCAAGGCCAAAAAGAAG AAGTGGTCCAAAGGCAAAGTTCGGGACAAGCTGAATAATTTGGTCTTGTTTGACAAAGCGACATATGACAAACTCTGTAAAGAAGTTCCCAACTATAAGCTTATAACTCCAGCTGTTGTCTCTGAGAGACTGAAGATTCGAGGTTCCTTGGCCAGGGCAGCCCTTCAGGAGCTCCTTAGTAAAG gaCTTATTAAACTGGTTTCAAAGCACAGAGCTCAAGTAATTTACACCAGAAACACCAAGGGTGGAGATGCCCCAGCTGCTGGTGAAGATGCATGA